From Candidatus Paceibacter sp.:
CCGATTGGCAAAGCAAAGCCGACCGGTCCGTATAGGAAAGTAAGAAAAGTTGATATCGGATAAGATATGAAAAAAGAAAGCATGTCCGACTTCAAAAGCTCCTTCTGGGCCTTGAGCGCGAAAAACACCGGCTTCATCGCTACACCTATTCCGCCAATGAAATACCCTAGCAGGAACCACCGGATAAGGGACACTGACGAGTCGTACTTATCGCCGAAAAACAGGTTTAAGACTGCCGGCGTGAACACCCAGGCCGTCGCCATTGTGAATATGGAAATCCAAGTGAGATATTTGGATATTCTTTCGGTTATTCTCCGGGCGTTTTCCCGGTCGCGGCCCAATTCCTCGGAAACAACGGAAAGGAGAGGCGTGGAAGCGGCAAAAACCAATTGCGACAGGTAGCCGTAAAATTTTAAGGCCACTTGGAACACCGCCACGCCGGTGGCGCCGGCGAAAATCTGGATTATCCAGATTCGCAACGAGTCAAAAAGATTCTGCATGGAACGCAGAAAGGTTTGGAATTTGCCGTGTTCCTTCACCAGGCCAAGCAACAGTTTTTCTTTGGAAGCCGTTACGCCGCGCAAGCCGGAAATTATTTTGACCAAAGACGGACTCATAAACAAGACCGCCGCCAAGGGCGCTATAAGATAAGTGAGCATCACCGATACCATCCCTCCTTTCATTAAAACAATCAACCCCAGTACGGCCGAAAATCTGGTGATACTTTCCATGATAAAAAGGGAGGCTAAAAACTTGAACTTGGAAAAAGAGTAGAAAAAGACGACAAAGACGTTTTTGGCGGCGTTTAAAATAACAAGCGCGCTGGAAATCTTCACCAGTCCGGCTATCTCCGGCCCGTACTTTGTTTCCGCGTAAAATGAGAGCAGGTAGGCCACGAAGAACAAAACCCCTCCGGCAACAAATTCCAAAAACAAATAATCTTTTAAAAGCCGTTTGGCGCGGCTTAATTTATCGGCGCCCAGATTGCCGGCGATGTCGGCAACTATCACATTGCCGATTCCAAAATCAAGAAAAATATTCAAAACGTTGGTTATAGACAGCGCCAAAACCACCAGCCCGTACTGGTAAGAACCAAGGCTTCTGATGATAAAAATGGTGCTGAAAGCGCCCAAAATAATCACCAAAAAGTTTTGGAAAAAAGAATAAGCCGTTCCCTCGCCTATTTTTCTTGTAATTGACGCCATTGGATTTATTGGATTTATATTAAGCCACATCAAGACTTCTCCTTGATGTTTAGTTTCTTCAAGACTTTTTTGAAAAACAAACCAGGATTGTATCTTAACAGATAAAACGAATATTTTAAATAAAACAGCCATTTGTTTTTCGGCCTTTTAAAAACGTACTGATACGCTCCCGTGGAAAGATTGGCTATTTTGTAAGCCTTTATTCTTTGCCTGGCGGAGTAGTCGCTTGTCTCAAAAATCGGTTCTACGCCTTTCTCGCGCGAGAAATGCTGGCCGGAAGTAAAATTTTTCAACACTCTGCCGTTTTTTACCACCCAATCCCATAAAGCCGTCTGGGGATACGGCACCAGCATATTCCATTTAACGTTGTCTATACCCAGCTTTCCGATAAGTTTAATGCTTTTTTTGATTGATTTAATCGTTTCAAAAGGCAGGCCAACGATAAAAAAAGCGTCCACCTTCAGTTTGTGTTCTTTAAGAATTTTTACCGCGTTTTCTATGGCTGAAAGTTTTTCCCCTTTGTTTATGAAATCAAAAACTTTTTCATCTCCGCTCTCTATGCCCAAGGACACTTCTTTGCATCCGGCTTCTTTCATAAGTCTCACCAGCTCGTCGTCTAGACGGTCCGCTCTTAAACCGTTGGGGCAACTCCAGGCCAGATTCATTTTTTCTTTTATCAGTATCCGGCAAAATTCTTTGGCGCGCTCTATGTTGAGCGTAAAATTGTCGTCAATAATTTTAAATTTTTTAATTTCGTATTCTTCCACGGCTCTTTTAAGTTCGCCAATTATATTTTTTGGGCTTCTGAACCGCCAGATTCTGCCGCTGACTTTGGAAACGGAGCAATAAATGCATTGGTAAGGGCAACCCCGGCTGGTAAGAAGCGGGTAGCCGTCTTGCGACTCAAAATCAACCCCGCCCTCAAAACAGTCAAAATCAGGATAAGAAATATCGTCAAGGTTTTGGATAAATTTATTGGCGTTAAATTGCCATACGCCTTTATCCGAATAAATAAGGCCGGGGATGTTTTTATATTCTTCCGGCTTGGAAAAATTATCGCAGAA
This genomic window contains:
- a CDS encoding oligosaccharide flippase family protein produces the protein MASITRKIGEGTAYSFFQNFLVIILGAFSTIFIIRSLGSYQYGLVVLALSITNVLNIFLDFGIGNVIVADIAGNLGADKLSRAKRLLKDYLFLEFVAGGVLFFVAYLLSFYAETKYGPEIAGLVKISSALVILNAAKNVFVVFFYSFSKFKFLASLFIMESITRFSAVLGLIVLMKGGMVSVMLTYLIAPLAAVLFMSPSLVKIISGLRGVTASKEKLLLGLVKEHGKFQTFLRSMQNLFDSLRIWIIQIFAGATGVAVFQVALKFYGYLSQLVFAASTPLLSVVSEELGRDRENARRITERISKYLTWISIFTMATAWVFTPAVLNLFFGDKYDSSVSLIRWFLLGYFIGGIGVAMKPVFFALKAQKELLKSDMLSFFISYPISTFLTFLYGPVGFALPIGIYSTFFLRYSYLKKLNFNFVGSLGSYLRWDKEDTYLARRIYNVVLRKIKRRQPENAAE
- a CDS encoding B12-binding domain-containing radical SAM protein; its protein translation is MKIFFIEARGTSKYLHNGLAYLTGSLKDRHDVKIFDLNILDWSGEKIIEAAREQKPDIIGFSMKSFNLKNVLALAEKIKEVVAAKLIVGGPHITVAAKDFFGKDNNEVFDFGYQGEGDVWFARFCDNFSKPEEYKNIPGLIYSDKGVWQFNANKFIQNLDDISYPDFDCFEGGVDFESQDGYPLLTSRGCPYQCIYCSVSKVSGRIWRFRSPKNIIGELKRAVEEYEIKKFKIIDDNFTLNIERAKEFCRILIKEKMNLAWSCPNGLRADRLDDELVRLMKEAGCKEVSLGIESGDEKVFDFINKGEKLSAIENAVKILKEHKLKVDAFFIVGLPFETIKSIKKSIKLIGKLGIDNVKWNMLVPYPQTALWDWVVKNGRVLKNFTSGQHFSREKGVEPIFETSDYSARQRIKAYKIANLSTGAYQYVFKRPKNKWLFYLKYSFYLLRYNPGLFFKKVLKKLNIKEKS